TCGGCGCCTTCCTTGTCGGCATTTTCATGCTCGGCGAACAGGCGAACGCGATGCGGATTGTTGCGGCGCTATTGATCGTCAGCGGGCTCATCCTGATGAAATTGTCGTCGCCCGCCTGAACGGCGCCCGCCGGGTTCCGGACGAAACCGCGGCGAGCGCCAAGGGCGAACGGCGGGAAGACCGCCGCCCTGTCAGATCAGGATATGGCAGACATCGGGAGTGGGCCGGACAAGTCCGCGCGTCAGGCGCGCGAGCGCCCCTTCGTCCACTTGCGCCGCGTCGGCGAGTTCGATCCGGTAGCGGCCGTGGAGCGCGTGCACCGTGCGGACATTGACTGCGCCGCCGAGCGCGCCTGCTATGTCGTCGGACAAGGTCGCGCCCGCGCCGCTATCGCCGGACGTCGGGGCAGGGGCCGCCATGGCGCCGCCGCTCCCGGCCAGCGCGCCGCGGATTTCCTCTGCGACCAGGTCGGCGACCGGGCCCAGCACGACTTGCGCGGCATTATCCGACGGCCGGATGATGCCCCGCGCGCCGAGCGCCGACAGCGCGGCGTCATCGACCGCCCCCTGATCGGCGACGATCAGGCGAAGGCGTGTCGTGCAGGCATCGACGCTCACCAGATTGCCTTTGCCGCCGAGTGCGGCGACGAACGCCTCGCCGCGCGTGCCGCCCGCCGATGCCATCGCTGTCTCGGCAACATCGCCCCGTTCGCGCCCTGGCGTCGTCAGGTCGAAGCGGCGGATGAAAAAGCGGAACAGCCCATAATAGAGCAGCGCATAGGCTGCGCCGATGGGCAGCAGCAGCCACGGCCGCGTCGCGAGGCTGAAATTCAGCACATAGTCGAACAACCCCGCCGAAAAGCCGAAGCCGAGCTTGACGTCGAGCGCGTTCATCAACGCCATCGACGCGCCCGTCAGCAGCGCGTGGATCGCATAGAGCAAAGGCGCAACGAACATGAAGGTGAATTCGATCGGCTCGGTCACCCCGGTCAGGAAGCTGGTGAAAGCCAGACTGAAGAGCATGCCGCCGACCGCTTTCTTCCGATCGGGCCGGGCCTCGTGATACATGGCGAGGCACGCGGCGGGCAGGCCGAACATCATGACCGGGAAAAAGCCCGACATGAACGCCCCGGCGTTCGGATCGCCCGCGAAGAAGCGGCGCAGGTCGCCCGTGGCGCCAGCGAAATCGCCGACGACGAACCATGCGGCGTTGTTGATG
This genomic interval from Sphingopyxis chilensis contains the following:
- the nagE gene encoding N-acetylglucosamine-specific PTS transporter subunit IIBC is translated as MRKILETLQPLGRALMLPIAVLPIAGLLLRIGQPDLLDIAFISAAGAAIFENLGILFAIGVAVGFARDGNGAAALAGVVCYLVTTTGAQTFLTAPGDVGAGWPEAAATLAGKNWALTQIDKLEVPIGILSGLIGGHFYNRFATIALPEYLAFFGGRRFVPIASGVAGLLLAAVIGYGYAHISGAIDAASRTVVESGGAGLFVYGVLNRLLIVTGLHHIINNAAWFVVGDFAGATGDLRRFFAGDPNAGAFMSGFFPVMMFGLPAACLAMYHEARPDRKKAVGGMLFSLAFTSFLTGVTEPIEFTFMFVAPLLYAIHALLTGASMALMNALDVKLGFGFSAGLFDYVLNFSLATRPWLLLPIGAAYALLYYGLFRFFIRRFDLTTPGRERGDVAETAMASAGGTRGEAFVAALGGKGNLVSVDACTTRLRLIVADQGAVDDAALSALGARGIIRPSDNAAQVVLGPVADLVAEEIRGALAGSGGAMAAPAPTSGDSGAGATLSDDIAGALGGAVNVRTVHALHGRYRIELADAAQVDEGALARLTRGLVRPTPDVCHILI